CGGGAAGTTTGCAGTTTATAAGGCTGCTGTCTGTCCGGAAGATATGGGGGTTAAGTATGAAGTGCCGAAGGTTCCGGGCACAACATATTCGTGGACATACAGCGGGACGGGAGCCGTAATACATTCAACCGGGGCCAATAGCATAACGATGGATTTTTCAATGAATCCCGGTCCCGGAGATCTGACTGTGATAGCAATAAGTACCTGCGGACTGAAGAGTGCTCCCCGCACATTTCATATTATTATTAATACTCCGCCTGATGCAAATGCCGGTCCGGATAAGGAAATAAATTGTACGGATAAAACAGTTGTGTTATTAGGATCATCAACTACATCGGGTGTTATGTATAGTTGGAAGAGACCGGATGGCTCCATCACAACCAATGCTCAGCCCACCGCCAGCAAAGCGGGGCAGTATATTTTAACAGTTTTGGAAACAACGAATGGTTGTCATTGGCGCGATACAGCTATTGTAACTATCGATACAATTAAACCTGTTCCGTTGATACCATCCGGAAATAACACACTTACATGTTTTAAAAACACAATATCGATCAATGGAGGCTCATCGGGCAGTGCAGATTCTTTACGTTGGAAAGATGCAGAAGGGGTATCGTGGCCAAACCCATTGCAAACCGGCACAGCAGGGAATTATAAATTAATTGTGCTGAACACAACGAATGGTTGTGTTGCTGTGGATAGTGTAACTGTCTCATCCAATAAAATATCTCCGACAGTTTCGGCTTCATTTACCAGCGCCGATCTTACCTGCAAAACCGACACCCTTATTTTAATTGGCAGTACTATGACCTCAAATACAAAACTTGAATGGCTGGGAACGGGAGATACAATGTTAAATCCTACAGCAATTACAAAGGCAGGAGTTTATTTACTCATGGCGACAGATACTTCAAACGGATGCAGATCTACTCAAGCAGTAAACATTAATTACAGACAATACTCCCCGGCTATAAATGTCCCTGCCGGGAAAACAATTACATGTTCATCGCCTTCAATAATTTTAAATGGTTCATCAGTATCACTCAATACGGTACTTGGCTGGAAAGGTCCCGGAAGCTATGTTTCAACTAACCCGGCAACGGTAACTGATACCGGTATTTATATTCTGACCGTAACGGATACCATCAACGGCTGCCAAAGTATTCAACAGGTAAATGTAGATGCAAAATTATCTTTAGCGATCAACAAAGCGACTGATACTACCATTTGTCCGGGTGGAACGGTTTCACTTTGGGCCTCTCCTTTGGGAGGAACTCCCGGCTATACATATACCTGGCTGAATAAAGGCGCTGTGATAGGAAGCGGCAATACGCAAATAGTTTCTGCTACAGATACAATGGTTTATGTCGTTTCGATCTCTGATAATAATGGTTGCATTGGGACGGACAGCATTCAAGTATATGTTCCGGATCCGCTTGCTTCTGTAGTTAAAGCTTTTCAATCATGCGATCCAAAGAATGCAAGCGGGACTTTGCAAATTGCCGCTTCAAAGGGCGTTCCGCCGTACCAATATTCGATCGATGGAAATAATTTTCAATCCGCTCCGGTATTTTCAGGTCTGGGGTTGGGGCAATATACTGTAACGATCAAAGATACATTAGGCTGCATACAAACAACATCAGCTGAAATATCAAGAAGCAGTTTATTGCCTAAAGTTGATTTCCTGGTGTCTACCAATAATGCGAAAGGTGACACACTTGTTATTGTAGATATCAGCGATCCGAGACCGGATAAAGTTACCTGGCAGTTACCTGCGGGCGCCCAGCTGCTCGATACGAATTCATTCGCACCAACTATTATTTATGATAAAACGGGTTCGTTCATTCTTACCATGAAAGCGTACTTTGGCACATGTGAAATGCAATTGAATAAGACAATTAATTTTACTCCGGCCGATTCTATATCGGCTAATGTTAATGGCAGCAATGGTATTGAGGAGATCAAGATCTATCCCAATCCCAATAATGGAACCTTTACGGTTGAAATAAAATTATTTGTGAAACAGGCATTTGTTTTACAGGTGTATGATGCTAAGAGTATTGAAAAGTACAAACAGGCCATCTCTCCGTCCAGCTATTATTTTGGTTCGATCACTATCCCGGAGGCTGAGAATGGAACGTATATTTTAAAGGTAACAGCGGAACACGATTCGAAACAACGTTCAATTATTGTTACCCAATAACATTCATAATCCGGCATGCGCCTTTCGCTATTTCAAACCTCACTTTTTCTTTTAAGCGCATTTAGTTCTATTGCCCAGAATATTGAAAAGCTTGGACAAAAGGGTATGCTTAAAATAAGCGGGG
The Bacteroidota bacterium DNA segment above includes these coding regions:
- a CDS encoding T9SS type A sorting domain-containing protein encodes the protein MVTQKLSYYIYSYAVDTTTNVLYYGGNSSGIILGAIDGTTGNAVSWGPFGLGGGDIVTQVLFSDNKIYIAGSFSQVKGSARKNIAAIDVSGSVLPWNPSGRGVNIAGPTNIAADKNYLYVGDFSFTALSVISKATGYLINDSVIVEDAGAPMLKIVYGDSLIAALTEYELILYKWEYNAFLEPVALRIVGREDLSSYGFYFDPQQYYGRGGAALVILNRNIYVMDNFIYSGKHSGALKFKWNSLNNQLTKQNYDIDMWSLCSSPIRPPEVPDYLVQPKINNAAYYDSTLYIGGFELSDLNRGSCGDPYSIISSSPYISNSSKGFSGNLLFGPDYYDVRQLKAVNNTLYQVSTREYVSGPDKYTIDSISAYCLTPMRPGKFAVYKAAVCPEDMGVKYEVPKVPGTTYSWTYSGTGAVIHSTGANSITMDFSMNPGPGDLTVIAISTCGLKSAPRTFHIIINTPPDANAGPDKEINCTDKTVVLLGSSTTSGVMYSWKRPDGSITTNAQPTASKAGQYILTVLETTNGCHWRDTAIVTIDTIKPVPLIPSGNNTLTCFKNTISINGGSSGSADSLRWKDAEGVSWPNPLQTGTAGNYKLIVLNTTNGCVAVDSVTVSSNKISPTVSASFTSADLTCKTDTLILIGSTMTSNTKLEWLGTGDTMLNPTAITKAGVYLLMATDTSNGCRSTQAVNINYRQYSPAINVPAGKTITCSSPSIILNGSSVSLNTVLGWKGPGSYVSTNPATVTDTGIYILTVTDTINGCQSIQQVNVDAKLSLAINKATDTTICPGGTVSLWASPLGGTPGYTYTWLNKGAVIGSGNTQIVSATDTMVYVVSISDNNGCIGTDSIQVYVPDPLASVVKAFQSCDPKNASGTLQIAASKGVPPYQYSIDGNNFQSAPVFSGLGLGQYTVTIKDTLGCIQTTSAEISRSSLLPKVDFLVSTNNAKGDTLVIVDISDPRPDKVTWQLPAGAQLLDTNSFAPTIIYDKTGSFILTMKAYFGTCEMQLNKTINFTPADSISANVNGSNGIEEIKIYPNPNNGTFTVEIKLFVKQAFVLQVYDAKSIEKYKQAISPSSYYFGSITIPEAENGTYILKVTAEHDSKQRSIIVTQ